In Jeotgalibaca arthritidis, a single genomic region encodes these proteins:
- a CDS encoding ABC transporter substrate-binding protein: MKRLVISMGTILLVCLGLAFGIDYLNRSQGFTGDNTLTIYNWGDYIEPELISQFEEETGYKVSYETFDSNEAMYTKINQGGTSYDIAVPSEYMIDKMIEEDMLLELDHAKIDGLENIGDRFLDLSFDEGNRYSIPYFWGTLGIVYNDKFIDQAPESWNDLWNEEYRHKLMLIDGAREIMGLGLQSQGYSLNEKDPEILESIAEYLKELTPNVKAIVADEIKMYMIQEEAAIAVTFSGEASEMLWENENLHYVIPEEGTNLWFDNIVIPKTARNVEGAYAFINFMLDPENAAVNADYVGYSTPNEAALSLMDPEVVEDENFYPSDEDVAHMEVYENLGAELLGIYNDLFLEVKMFRN; the protein is encoded by the coding sequence ATGAAGCGATTGGTTATTAGCATGGGGACGATTTTACTGGTTTGTTTAGGCCTAGCTTTTGGGATTGATTACTTAAACCGATCACAAGGCTTTACAGGTGATAACACGCTAACAATCTACAACTGGGGCGATTATATTGAACCAGAACTCATTAGTCAGTTTGAAGAAGAAACAGGCTATAAAGTGTCTTATGAGACCTTTGATTCGAATGAGGCCATGTATACGAAGATTAACCAAGGTGGAACATCGTATGATATTGCGGTACCATCTGAGTATATGATTGATAAGATGATTGAAGAAGACATGTTGTTGGAACTTGATCACGCTAAAATCGATGGGCTAGAGAACATTGGTGACCGTTTCTTAGATTTAAGTTTTGATGAGGGGAACCGTTACTCTATTCCTTATTTCTGGGGGACATTAGGCATTGTTTATAATGACAAATTTATTGATCAAGCACCTGAATCGTGGAACGATTTATGGAATGAAGAATACCGTCATAAATTAATGCTCATTGATGGCGCCCGTGAAATCATGGGTCTAGGTTTACAAAGTCAGGGCTATTCGTTGAACGAGAAGGACCCTGAAATTTTAGAAAGTATTGCTGAATACTTAAAAGAATTGACACCTAATGTGAAGGCGATTGTAGCTGACGAAATCAAAATGTATATGATTCAAGAAGAAGCAGCAATTGCGGTAACCTTTTCTGGTGAGGCAAGTGAAATGCTATGGGAAAATGAAAACCTCCATTATGTGATTCCAGAAGAAGGAACAAACTTGTGGTTTGATAACATTGTTATTCCAAAAACAGCACGTAACGTTGAAGGTGCATATGCCTTCATCAACTTTATGCTCGATCCAGAAAATGCTGCAGTTAATGCTGACTATGTTGGCTATTCGACACCAAACGAGGCAGCTCTGTCATTGATGGATCCAGAAGTTGTTGAAGACGAAAACTTTTATCCATCAGATGAAGATGTCGCTCATATGGAAGTTTACGAAAACTTAGGCGCTGAGTTATTAGGTATTTACAATGACTTGTTCCTAGAAGTGAAAATGTTTAGAAATTAA
- a CDS encoding ABC transporter permease — translation MKVSSNSKWNNLFLVAVFLVLYLPIFYLIFYSFNEGGTMNEFTGFTWEHYQAVFEDKRLIGIVLNTLLVALLSSLLATIIGTFGAIYIYYTKKRQTRQALLSLNNILMVSPDVIIGASLLILFTIVGFSLGFTSVLLAHVAFSIPIVVLMVLPKLYEMKDSMISAAQDLGANSWQVLTRILLPSITPGILSGFFMAFTYSLDDFAVTFFVTGNGFSTLAVEIYSRARRGVSLEINALSALMFIFTLLLVLGYNVIQLSGQKKKEKEIKAMTFSQSEVIN, via the coding sequence GTGAAAGTATCAAGTAACTCAAAATGGAATAACTTATTTTTAGTAGCCGTTTTCCTTGTTTTATACTTGCCCATTTTCTATTTAATTTTCTACTCTTTTAACGAGGGTGGAACAATGAATGAATTTACAGGTTTTACTTGGGAACACTACCAAGCTGTATTTGAAGACAAACGATTAATCGGGATTGTTTTAAACACCTTATTAGTTGCGTTATTGTCATCTTTATTAGCGACTATTATCGGGACATTTGGTGCCATTTATATTTACTACACTAAAAAGAGACAGACAAGACAAGCCTTACTGAGCTTAAATAATATTTTGATGGTATCTCCAGACGTTATTATTGGTGCCAGCTTATTGATTTTATTTACAATTGTTGGCTTTTCACTCGGTTTTACGTCTGTTCTATTGGCTCATGTTGCCTTTTCTATTCCAATTGTTGTTTTAATGGTATTGCCAAAACTTTATGAGATGAAAGATTCAATGATTAGCGCAGCCCAAGATTTAGGTGCCAATTCATGGCAAGTGCTTACCCGCATTTTGTTACCGTCAATTACACCAGGTATTTTAAGTGGCTTCTTCATGGCCTTTACATACTCGTTAGATGACTTTGCGGTAACGTTCTTTGTAACAGGGAATGGCTTTAGTACGTTAGCTGTTGAGATTTACTCAAGAGCTCGTCGAGGCGTTAGTTTAGAAATTAATGCCCTAAGTGCGTTGATGTTTATCTTTACCTTATTACTTGTATTAGGCTATAACGTTATCCAACTTTCTGGACAAAAGAAAAAAGAAAAAGAAATAAAAGCAATGACCTTTAGCCAAAGCGAGGTGATCAATTAA
- a CDS encoding ABC transporter permease, with amino-acid sequence MTKTSKGWFSVPYIVWLVLFVIAPMLLILYQSFFDISGQFTLANYATYFQSGNYLAMTLNSFFYAFLITLITFLISYPTALFLSRTKHKQMWLSLIILPTWINLLLKAYAFIGIFSQSGTVNNFLGFMGIGPYQILFTDFSFLFVAAYIELPFMILPIFNSIQEINPSLEMASYDLGATRWETIKRVIFPLSLRGVRSGVQAVFIPSLSLFMLTRLIGGNRVITLGTAVEQHFLVTQNWGMGSTIGVILIISMFIIMRLTGEKNGKRGVKQSESIK; translated from the coding sequence ATGACAAAAACTTCAAAAGGATGGTTCTCCGTACCCTATATTGTATGGCTAGTGCTGTTCGTTATTGCACCAATGTTATTGATTTTATACCAATCATTTTTTGATATTTCAGGGCAGTTCACACTGGCCAACTATGCCACTTATTTTCAATCAGGCAACTATTTGGCAATGACATTAAATTCATTTTTCTATGCCTTTTTAATTACGCTGATTACGTTTTTAATTAGTTATCCAACGGCTTTATTTTTAAGTCGTACGAAACATAAACAAATGTGGTTATCCTTAATCATTTTACCAACATGGATTAACCTGTTGCTAAAAGCTTATGCCTTTATTGGGATTTTCAGCCAAAGTGGTACGGTTAATAACTTCCTTGGTTTTATGGGAATCGGACCTTACCAGATTTTATTTACGGACTTTAGCTTCCTATTTGTAGCAGCTTATATTGAATTACCATTTATGATTTTACCTATTTTCAACTCTATCCAAGAGATTAATCCATCACTCGAAATGGCGAGTTATGACTTAGGAGCGACACGTTGGGAAACCATTAAACGCGTGATTTTTCCATTAAGCTTAAGAGGAGTTAGAAGTGGGGTACAAGCAGTCTTTATTCCATCACTATCACTCTTCATGTTGACTCGTTTAATCGGTGGTAACCGAGTGATTACGCTAGGAACAGCAGTTGAACAACATTTCTTAGTGACTCAAAACTGGGGGATGGGATCAACTATTGGTGTCATCTTAATTATTTCCATGTTTATCATTATGCGATTAACAGGTGAAAAGAATGGAAAGCGAGGCGTAAAACAAAGTGAAAGTATCAAGTAA
- a CDS encoding ABC transporter ATP-binding protein — MTNNINIVFEGINKSYDDDVVLHDIDFEIEKGKFYTLLGPSGCGKTTILRLIAGFTEATNGTIKINGERVNDVPPNKRKVNTVFQDYALFPHMNVFDNIAFGLSLKKLSKADIQQKVKDALKMVQLSGYENREIREMSGGQQQRVAIARAIVNEPEVLLLDEPLSALDLKLRTDMQYELRELQRRLGITFIFVTHDQEEALAMSDWIFVMDKGKIVQSGTPVDIYDEPINRFVADFIGESNIVAGTMVEDYKVKIVGKEFECADAGITAGERIEIVIRPEDLELTSVEKGKIVINVDSQLFRGVHYEIVGYDKDGNEWMVHSTKKAQIGQDVGLYFEPQDIHVMRLGETEEEFDARLESYEA; from the coding sequence ATGACAAATAATATCAACATCGTCTTTGAAGGTATTAATAAATCATATGATGACGATGTCGTCTTACACGACATTGACTTTGAAATTGAAAAAGGGAAGTTTTATACTCTATTAGGGCCATCTGGCTGTGGTAAAACAACCATTTTACGTTTAATTGCAGGTTTTACTGAAGCAACGAATGGGACGATTAAGATTAATGGTGAGCGTGTGAATGACGTACCGCCTAATAAACGTAAGGTCAATACAGTATTTCAAGATTATGCTCTTTTCCCGCATATGAATGTATTTGACAACATTGCTTTTGGTTTATCTTTGAAAAAATTATCAAAAGCAGATATTCAACAAAAAGTAAAAGATGCTTTGAAAATGGTTCAATTGTCAGGTTATGAAAATCGTGAAATTCGTGAAATGTCTGGTGGACAGCAGCAGCGTGTTGCCATTGCGCGTGCGATTGTTAACGAGCCTGAAGTGTTATTATTAGACGAACCATTGTCAGCACTTGACTTGAAATTACGAACTGATATGCAATACGAATTACGTGAACTCCAACGTCGTTTGGGCATTACCTTTATTTTCGTTACGCACGATCAGGAAGAAGCATTGGCGATGAGTGATTGGATTTTTGTTATGGATAAAGGGAAAATTGTCCAAAGTGGAACGCCAGTAGATATTTACGATGAGCCAATTAACCGCTTTGTTGCAGACTTTATTGGTGAAAGTAACATTGTTGCTGGAACGATGGTAGAAGACTACAAAGTTAAGATTGTCGGTAAAGAATTTGAATGTGCGGATGCAGGGATTACTGCTGGAGAGCGTATTGAAATCGTTATTCGTCCAGAAGATTTGGAACTGACATCGGTAGAAAAAGGTAAAATTGTTATCAATGTTGATAGTCAACTCTTTAGAGGGGTTCACTATGAAATCGTTGGTTATGATAAAGATGGCAACGAATGGATGGTTCATTCCACTAAGAAAGCTCAAATCGGACAAGATGTCGGTCTTTATTTTGAACCGCAAGACATCCACGTTATGCGCTTAGGTGAAACAGAAGAAGAGTTTGATGCTCGACTTGAAAGCTATGAAGCATAG
- a CDS encoding helix-turn-helix domain-containing protein — translation MEIGKKLKQLRLQKNLTQEELGERTDLTKGYISQLENNLSSPSMETFFDVLEVLGTTPKEFFDSDKEGQSVVYSKNDVTVFEDDEKGYAMTWLISDSNDKEMEPVMITLKEKGEFKQFPPSLSETFGYVLAGTLELVIGDQHYQVKKGQSFYYEATESHHICNASKQTTKVLLVVTDSYL, via the coding sequence TTGGAAATCGGTAAAAAGTTAAAACAGTTACGTCTTCAAAAAAATCTAACGCAAGAAGAATTAGGTGAGCGTACTGATCTAACCAAAGGGTATATCTCCCAATTAGAAAATAATTTAAGCTCCCCATCAATGGAAACATTTTTTGATGTGTTGGAAGTACTAGGAACGACACCGAAAGAATTCTTTGATTCTGATAAGGAAGGTCAGTCAGTGGTTTATAGTAAGAATGATGTGACCGTTTTTGAAGATGATGAGAAGGGCTATGCGATGACATGGTTGATTTCCGATTCAAATGATAAGGAAATGGAGCCGGTTATGATAACATTAAAGGAGAAAGGTGAATTTAAACAATTTCCACCGTCTCTATCAGAGACCTTTGGCTATGTTTTGGCTGGAACGCTTGAATTAGTTATCGGTGATCAGCATTATCAAGTGAAGAAGGGTCAGTCTTTTTATTACGAGGCAACAGAGTCTCACCATATTTGTAACGCATCTAAACAGACAACTAAAGTTCTTTTAGTTGTAACAGATTCATATTTATAA
- a CDS encoding ABC transporter ATP-binding protein — translation MKKPLITLQDFTFTYSDQSVPILKEINVTIYEGEKILVIGPSGSGKSTFARCISGILPSKDHDDYTGTISYGDQIENKHISNFLPNELAINMEDSSEAVREKEKEISSGVSSASQPFQTYLQQKKLAGMKWFLSKSPSVQQSFNQLTDNQFEQMKTAGLFIEDKPLLIFDEPLANLDPKSGDATMAFIDTLEQETDSTVMIIEHRLEDALAYPIDRLILFSEGRIIADGNPSDVLKTDILSDIGIREPLYITAMRYAGVNLEHTHHLDNVHQVNGPNLKEDMERWLSYLPQFHYPPNEDVLLEVEDVSFKYPWNKQNIVDHISFKIMEGEILSLIGPNGSGKTTLVKLLSGQERIASGKLIWKGEEITDLNADKMKHLVGYVPQNPLETITQDNIDDELSFRLREQQYSEDEIYRRVEKVIEVCSLQYIRQLPMSALSFGQLRRVAIASVLALSPKMIIVDEPTAGQDFMRYTEILNFLQSIHLQGITVLLVTHDIHLMLEYTKRAVVVSEGKILADASPVYILASPEIIANSSLKETSLYTFSKHIGMNDPYVFTEKFIHYDRVARLF, via the coding sequence ATGAAAAAACCACTTATTACGCTTCAAGATTTTACATTTACCTATTCCGATCAATCTGTACCGATTCTTAAAGAAATTAATGTCACGATATACGAAGGGGAAAAAATTCTTGTTATCGGACCAAGTGGTTCAGGGAAGTCCACCTTTGCACGATGTATTTCAGGTATTTTACCAAGTAAGGACCATGATGATTATACAGGTACTATTAGCTATGGCGATCAAATTGAGAATAAGCATATTTCTAATTTTTTGCCCAATGAACTAGCGATTAATATGGAAGATAGTAGTGAAGCAGTAAGAGAGAAAGAAAAAGAAATCTCTTCAGGCGTTTCATCTGCTAGCCAGCCGTTTCAAACCTATCTGCAGCAGAAAAAATTAGCAGGCATGAAGTGGTTCCTAAGTAAATCACCTTCAGTCCAGCAAAGCTTTAATCAGCTGACAGACAATCAATTTGAACAAATGAAGACAGCAGGGCTATTTATCGAAGATAAACCGCTGCTTATTTTTGACGAGCCATTAGCTAATCTTGACCCTAAATCGGGTGACGCGACAATGGCATTTATTGATACGCTAGAGCAAGAGACGGATTCAACGGTTATGATTATTGAGCATCGCTTAGAAGATGCACTAGCTTATCCGATTGACCGCCTAATTCTTTTTTCAGAAGGGCGTATCATTGCCGATGGGAATCCATCGGATGTTTTAAAAACCGATATCTTAAGTGATATTGGTATTCGCGAACCCCTTTATATTACAGCTATGCGATATGCAGGCGTGAATTTGGAACATACGCATCATTTGGACAATGTTCATCAAGTGAATGGTCCGAATCTAAAAGAAGATATGGAACGCTGGCTATCTTATTTGCCTCAATTCCACTATCCCCCTAATGAGGATGTTCTTCTTGAAGTAGAAGATGTGAGTTTTAAGTATCCATGGAATAAACAAAATATTGTCGACCATATTAGTTTTAAAATTATGGAAGGTGAAATACTCAGTCTAATAGGCCCGAATGGGTCGGGTAAAACAACCTTAGTGAAGCTACTTTCAGGCCAAGAGCGGATTGCTTCTGGTAAATTAATTTGGAAGGGCGAGGAAATCACTGATTTGAACGCTGATAAGATGAAACATCTTGTCGGCTACGTCCCTCAAAACCCACTTGAAACAATTACTCAAGATAATATTGATGATGAATTATCATTTAGATTGCGTGAGCAACAGTATTCAGAAGATGAAATTTACCGCCGTGTGGAAAAAGTGATTGAAGTATGTAGCTTACAATATATTCGTCAGTTACCGATGAGTGCCTTAAGTTTTGGGCAACTCAGACGTGTAGCGATTGCATCGGTCTTAGCACTCAGTCCTAAGATGATTATTGTGGATGAACCAACAGCTGGTCAGGACTTCATGCGCTATACAGAAATTTTAAACTTCTTGCAATCCATTCATTTACAAGGTATTACCGTATTATTGGTGACCCATGATATTCATTTGATGTTGGAATATACCAAACGTGCAGTAGTTGTATCCGAAGGGAAGATTTTAGCTGATGCCAGTCCGGTTTATATTTTGGCAAGCCCAGAAATTATTGCAAACTCCTCACTGAAAGAAACGAGTTTATATACATTCTCTAAACACATTGGTATGAATGACCCTTATGTGTTTACAGAAAAATTCATTCACTACGACCGAGTTGCTCGGTTATTCTAA
- the murB gene encoding UDP-N-acetylmuramate dehydrogenase: protein MTLAQKLKQEFPTVIIKENERLDAYTYTKTGGPVDALVFPVSKEDVQAVVTWTNTNQIPLTILGNSSNVIIRDGGIRGVVMILTELNGMQVKKNRLIVQSGARLIDASNRALYEQLSGLEFACGIPGSVGGAVYMNAGAYGGEVKTVIETVEVITPRGEIKTYKNEELDFSYRHSKLQESGEIVIETVFTLEKGNKEKMAEKMAELTELRTSKQPLEYPSCGSVFKRPTGYFTGKLIQDAGLQGKTWGGAQISTKHAGFIVNVNHASATDYIELIAHIQEVIWNVYHVKLETEVRIIGEDPVPDSVDHASERMSS, encoded by the coding sequence ATGACGTTGGCACAGAAGCTTAAACAGGAGTTTCCTACTGTCATCATTAAAGAGAACGAACGTTTAGACGCTTATACCTATACAAAAACGGGAGGTCCAGTGGATGCGCTTGTTTTTCCAGTCTCTAAAGAGGATGTTCAAGCTGTTGTAACATGGACGAATACAAATCAAATACCACTGACTATTTTAGGGAATTCCAGCAATGTCATTATTCGTGATGGTGGCATTCGTGGCGTAGTCATGATTCTGACCGAATTAAATGGTATGCAAGTGAAAAAGAATCGCTTGATTGTCCAAAGTGGGGCAAGATTAATCGATGCTTCTAATCGTGCTCTTTACGAACAGCTATCTGGACTAGAATTTGCTTGTGGTATTCCAGGAAGCGTTGGTGGTGCGGTCTATATGAACGCAGGTGCATATGGTGGTGAAGTGAAAACTGTTATTGAAACCGTCGAAGTGATTACGCCAAGGGGCGAGATTAAAACATACAAAAATGAAGAACTAGATTTTAGCTACCGTCACAGTAAATTACAAGAAAGTGGCGAAATTGTTATTGAAACTGTTTTTACTTTAGAAAAAGGTAACAAAGAAAAAATGGCTGAAAAAATGGCTGAATTAACAGAGTTGAGAACCTCTAAGCAACCTTTAGAATACCCATCCTGCGGGAGTGTCTTTAAGCGCCCAACTGGTTATTTCACTGGTAAACTGATTCAAGATGCTGGTTTACAAGGTAAAACATGGGGAGGCGCACAAATCTCAACGAAGCATGCAGGCTTTATTGTTAATGTTAACCATGCTTCTGCAACAGATTATATTGAATTAATTGCTCATATCCAAGAGGTTATTTGGAATGTTTATCATGTAAAATTAGAAACAGAAGTAAGAATAATTGGTGAAGACCCTGTTCCTGATTCAGTTGATCATGCATCAGAAAGAATGTCTTCCTAA
- a CDS encoding GNAT family N-acetyltransferase, which yields MGTEKLEITIREAIPSDAGEIIAFSKKTGSETDFLTYGSEGLELSEAFEEMYLEGLLEKDNAIMLVATINDHEIIGMASVGSNDKPKTQHVGEVGITVEKEFWGFGIGSILMEEIEIWAQESGVIRRLELTVHAGNERAISLYEKMGYQVEGRLARVMQIDGEFVDGIMMSLLID from the coding sequence TTGGGAACTGAAAAATTAGAAATTACCATTCGTGAAGCAATTCCCAGCGATGCTGGTGAAATTATTGCCTTTAGTAAAAAAACAGGAAGCGAAACAGACTTCTTAACATACGGATCAGAAGGTTTGGAACTATCAGAAGCGTTTGAAGAAATGTATCTTGAAGGATTACTAGAGAAGGATAATGCTATTATGTTAGTTGCGACCATCAATGATCATGAAATTATTGGAATGGCATCGGTCGGATCAAATGATAAGCCAAAAACACAACACGTTGGTGAAGTTGGTATCACGGTTGAAAAAGAATTTTGGGGCTTTGGAATTGGTAGTATTTTAATGGAAGAAATTGAGATTTGGGCACAAGAAAGTGGCGTTATCCGCCGTTTGGAGCTAACCGTTCATGCTGGTAACGAGCGAGCAATCTCACTTTATGAAAAAATGGGTTATCAAGTGGAAGGTAGATTAGCGCGTGTGATGCAGATTGATGGTGAATTTGTCGATGGTATCATGATGAGCTTACTGATTGATTAA
- the tsaE gene encoding tRNA (adenosine(37)-N6)-threonylcarbamoyltransferase complex ATPase subunit type 1 TsaE — protein sequence MAFSIDIRNEEETLRLGELLGELVTAKTVVLLEGDLGAGKTTFTKGLAKGMGIEQVIKSPTYTIIREYGKGRLPLYHLDVYRLEEGGGEELGLEEYFYGDGVSVIEWSTFIEEELPSDWLKIAITRIGDYSHERHFDISAKGTTYEQLLLQWEQSWKEGQTIGN from the coding sequence ATGGCATTCAGTATAGATATAAGAAATGAAGAAGAGACGCTGCGACTGGGAGAACTGTTAGGTGAACTAGTGACCGCAAAAACAGTCGTTCTTTTAGAGGGCGACCTTGGAGCAGGTAAAACAACGTTCACCAAAGGACTAGCTAAAGGAATGGGAATTGAGCAAGTTATTAAAAGTCCAACCTATACTATTATTAGAGAATATGGTAAGGGACGATTGCCACTTTACCACCTCGACGTTTACCGTTTGGAAGAAGGCGGTGGCGAAGAGTTAGGGCTAGAAGAATACTTTTATGGTGATGGAGTCAGTGTGATTGAATGGTCGACCTTTATTGAAGAGGAACTCCCTTCAGATTGGTTGAAGATAGCGATTACGCGTATCGGCGATTACTCACACGAACGCCACTTTGATATTAGTGCTAAAGGAACAACATATGAACAGCTACTGCTTCAATGGGAGCAAAGCTGGAAAGAGGGTCAAACCATTGGGAACTGA
- the pta gene encoding phosphate acetyltransferase yields MEMFESLTEKIVGKNIKIVFPEGTETRILGAVVRLKSENLVEPILIGNQEAVTLAAKERGFDIDGVQIYDPENYDQMDEMIASFVERRKGKATEEQARNILKEENYFGTMLIHMGLADGLVSGAVHSTGDTVRPALQIIKTKPGVSRTSGAFIMLRGRGQEKYLFADCAININPNAQELAEIAVESAKTAEMFGIEPNIALLSFSTKGSASSPEQEKVAEATKIAQELAPQYNIDGELQFDAAFVPAVASQKAPDSKVAGEATVFVFPEIQSGNIGYKIAQRFGAFEAVGPILQGLNKPISDLSRGCVEEDVYKTAIITANQTLIG; encoded by the coding sequence GTGGAAATGTTTGAAAGTTTAACAGAAAAAATCGTAGGGAAAAACATCAAAATTGTTTTCCCAGAAGGAACTGAAACTCGTATTTTAGGAGCAGTCGTACGTTTAAAATCTGAAAATTTAGTTGAACCTATTTTAATTGGGAACCAAGAGGCTGTTACATTAGCTGCTAAAGAACGCGGATTCGATATTGATGGTGTTCAAATTTATGACCCAGAAAACTACGATCAAATGGATGAAATGATTGCATCTTTCGTAGAACGTCGGAAGGGCAAAGCAACTGAAGAGCAAGCAAGAAACATCCTTAAAGAAGAGAACTACTTCGGAACAATGCTCATTCATATGGGACTAGCAGATGGTTTAGTAAGTGGTGCTGTTCACTCAACGGGTGACACAGTTCGTCCGGCTCTACAAATTATTAAAACAAAACCAGGTGTTAGCCGTACAAGTGGTGCTTTCATCATGTTACGTGGACGTGGACAAGAGAAATACTTGTTTGCTGACTGCGCCATCAACATCAACCCTAACGCACAAGAATTAGCAGAAATTGCCGTTGAATCAGCTAAAACAGCAGAAATGTTTGGCATCGAACCAAACATTGCACTATTAAGCTTCTCAACAAAAGGATCTGCATCTTCACCAGAACAAGAGAAAGTTGCTGAAGCAACTAAGATTGCTCAAGAACTAGCTCCTCAATACAACATTGATGGTGAATTACAGTTTGACGCTGCCTTTGTTCCAGCTGTAGCTAGCCAAAAAGCACCTGACTCAAAAGTTGCTGGAGAAGCTACTGTATTCGTATTCCCAGAAATTCAATCAGGTAACATTGGTTACAAGATCGCGCAACGTTTTGGTGCGTTTGAAGCAGTAGGACCAATCTTACAAGGGTTGAACAAACCAATCTCTGACTTGTCACGTGGTTGTGTGGAAGAAGACGTTTATAAGACAGCGATTATTACAGCAAACCAAACATTAATCGGTTAA
- a CDS encoding DUF3413 domain-containing protein, with protein MSLSFDYWLSAEKWYEGYAGVVFGIGIFIIFAMCFVIPKRKTPFGKRFLSISAVVVAALGCFLLINNRRYEAYLEPASHVTPAIRTSEYTLFSGYQPKSRTQTDFYNRFHDPEGVEATGLYEKEEVIEELIYLGKEGRHHYFEHDGQVFRQYEASVYFDESADQAVLVGYLYYLKDDRFKTIGFQDTNYVFYDRIVINEKDEGKSYQVEDKSLAASTKEAFYDWTFPYY; from the coding sequence ATGTCATTAAGTTTTGACTATTGGCTTAGTGCTGAAAAATGGTATGAAGGCTATGCAGGTGTCGTTTTTGGTATTGGTATCTTTATTATTTTTGCGATGTGTTTTGTGATTCCAAAACGAAAGACCCCATTTGGGAAGCGATTCTTATCGATTTCCGCTGTAGTAGTTGCCGCTTTAGGGTGTTTTCTCTTAATTAATAATCGCCGCTATGAAGCTTATCTAGAACCAGCGAGTCATGTCACGCCAGCCATTCGAACAAGTGAATACACATTATTTTCCGGTTACCAACCTAAATCACGGACACAAACGGATTTTTATAATCGATTCCATGACCCAGAAGGAGTAGAGGCAACCGGCCTCTATGAAAAAGAAGAAGTAATCGAAGAATTGATTTATTTGGGGAAAGAAGGCCGTCATCATTATTTTGAGCATGATGGTCAAGTCTTTCGCCAATATGAAGCGAGTGTCTATTTTGATGAATCGGCAGATCAGGCAGTCTTAGTGGGGTATCTGTACTACCTAAAAGATGATCGCTTTAAAACAATCGGATTTCAAGATACAAACTATGTTTTTTATGACCGAATTGTTATCAATGAAAAAGATGAAGGAAAGAGCTACCAAGTTGAAGATAAGAGCCTTGCGGCTAGTACAAAAGAGGCATTTTATGATTGGACATTCCCTTATTATTAA
- a CDS encoding prephenate dehydrogenase gives MTTIAIVGLGVVGGSFAKALKKYPQAGERVLAIDPDEETLQTALSEGMIDYGETANETILQQADLVIIGLYPRALKDFIIKHRNDFKKGAILTDVAGVKGVLVEQLKAEIPEHVDFIYGHPMAGRENRGYAYSDADVFEGANYLLTPTADNQPENIEWLEQLIKRIGFKRVTIVQPEKHDEMIAFTSQLCHVIAVSLINSDDPNRDTVKFIGDSYRDLTRIAKINDSLWSELFIENKDELLAAVEGFEKQFQLMKQAIQEDNVDELANMFKESTKRRTQLEQADRKQKAE, from the coding sequence CCCCCAAGCTGGTGAACGTGTTTTAGCAATTGATCCAGATGAAGAAACACTACAAACGGCTCTAAGTGAAGGAATGATTGACTACGGGGAGACTGCTAACGAAACGATTTTACAACAAGCAGATCTAGTCATTATCGGTCTTTACCCTAGAGCATTAAAGGATTTTATAATAAAACACCGTAATGACTTTAAAAAAGGGGCAATTTTAACAGATGTAGCTGGTGTTAAAGGGGTGCTAGTCGAGCAGTTAAAGGCTGAAATTCCTGAACATGTTGATTTTATTTATGGACATCCCATGGCAGGACGCGAGAACAGAGGTTATGCTTATTCAGATGCAGATGTTTTTGAAGGTGCCAACTATCTACTCACACCAACAGCTGATAATCAGCCCGAGAATATCGAGTGGCTAGAACAGCTGATTAAACGAATTGGTTTCAAACGGGTGACCATTGTGCAGCCAGAAAAGCATGATGAAATGATTGCCTTTACAAGTCAACTTTGCCATGTTATTGCTGTGTCTTTAATTAATAGCGATGATCCAAATCGTGATACGGTAAAGTTTATTGGTGACAGTTACCGTGATTTAACACGGATTGCTAAAATCAATGATAGCTTGTGGTCAGAACTATTTATTGAAAATAAAGATGAGTTACTAGCTGCAGTTGAAGGCTTCGAGAAACAATTTCAACTGATGAAGCAAGCCATTCAAGAAGATAATGTCGACGAATTGGCAAATATGTTTAAGGAATCAACTAAACGACGCACACAATTAGAGCAAGCAGATCGTAAACAAAAAGCTGAATGA